In Deinococcus sedimenti, a single genomic region encodes these proteins:
- a CDS encoding alpha/beta hydrolase, with protein sequence MRSGRLWGVGAALALGAWVLSTRRAASYARLHPELRSPFVRFRSPPFTPGVVAVMGALQARAKAPALPDGVTVEERRIPGPPGAPDVTVFVYRPPNLPAGAAAILNIHGGGYVTGSAAASHPQSAAYARELGVVVVGVEYRLAPGTPFPGPLEDCYAALTWMVREAEALGLNPARIALVGDSAGGGLAAALAQLAHDRGEVTPAFQLLYYPMLDDRTTLNADHAGRGEFIWRPASNVLGWTSYLGRPPHPDRAPAYAAPARRADLTGLPPAWIGVGTLDLFHEEDRDYARRLQAAGVPCEYVEVPGAYHAFERFAPDSAVAREFTASAISALRGGLRIS encoded by the coding sequence ATGAGATCCGGAAGACTGTGGGGGGTGGGGGCGGCGCTGGCGCTGGGCGCGTGGGTCCTCTCGACCAGACGCGCCGCCTCGTATGCCCGGCTGCACCCAGAGTTGCGCTCTCCGTTCGTGCGCTTCCGCTCGCCGCCGTTCACGCCGGGTGTCGTGGCGGTCATGGGGGCATTGCAGGCCCGCGCGAAGGCTCCTGCGCTGCCGGACGGCGTGACGGTGGAGGAGCGGCGTATTCCCGGCCCGCCCGGTGCGCCGGACGTGACGGTGTTCGTGTACCGACCCCCGAACCTCCCAGCTGGGGCGGCGGCGATCCTGAACATCCACGGGGGCGGGTATGTGACCGGCTCGGCGGCGGCGTCCCACCCGCAGAGTGCCGCGTACGCACGGGAGTTGGGTGTGGTCGTGGTGGGCGTCGAGTACCGCCTCGCGCCGGGCACGCCGTTCCCCGGACCGCTGGAGGACTGTTACGCCGCCCTGACCTGGATGGTCCGCGAGGCAGAGGCGCTGGGCCTCAACCCGGCCCGCATCGCCCTCGTCGGCGACAGCGCCGGGGGCGGACTGGCCGCCGCGCTGGCGCAACTCGCGCACGACCGGGGAGAGGTCACCCCCGCGTTCCAGCTGCTGTACTACCCCATGCTGGACGACCGCACCACCCTGAATGCCGATCACGCCGGGCGGGGCGAATTCATCTGGCGGCCCGCGTCGAACGTGCTGGGCTGGACGTCGTACCTGGGCCGCCCACCCCACCCGGACCGCGCCCCGGCGTACGCCGCGCCCGCCCGCCGCGCCGACCTCACAGGCCTGCCGCCCGCGTGGATCGGGGTCGGCACCCTCGACCTCTTCCACGAAGAGGACCGGGACTACGCCCGGCGACTCCAGGCCGCCGGGGTGCCCTGCGAATACGTGGAGGTGCCCGGCGCGTACCACGCCTTCGAACGCTTCGCGCCGGACTCCGCGGTCGCGCGTGAATTCACGGCGTCGGCAATCAGCGCCCTGCGGGGAGGATTGAGAATCTCCTGA
- a CDS encoding ATP-grasp domain-containing protein, with the protein MFLKGGVKSSKEEGWDACVAQDDAQVQRLARDLLARPGRSRGHVVLREVVALRRITTTYDQFPLGREFRVFLFRHHVLAYGFYWEEQAPERQLDPAEETQMLRCAVQASLRLDVPYLSVDVGQLDSGAWTVIEVGDAQFTGLSQVSALTLWTRLLHQLTSPD; encoded by the coding sequence GTGTTTCTCAAGGGAGGCGTCAAGTCCAGTAAGGAGGAGGGATGGGACGCCTGCGTGGCCCAGGATGACGCGCAGGTGCAGCGTCTGGCCCGTGACCTGCTGGCCCGACCGGGCCGTTCACGTGGTCACGTCGTGCTGCGGGAAGTGGTGGCGCTGCGCCGCATCACGACCACATACGATCAGTTTCCACTGGGACGTGAATTCCGTGTCTTTCTCTTCAGGCATCACGTCCTGGCGTACGGCTTCTACTGGGAGGAACAGGCGCCGGAGCGCCAACTGGACCCGGCAGAGGAAACGCAGATGCTCCGGTGCGCCGTGCAGGCCAGTCTGCGCCTTGACGTGCCGTACCTGAGTGTGGATGTGGGGCAGCTGGACTCCGGCGCGTGGACCGTCATCGAGGTGGGGGACGCGCAGTTCACGGGGCTAAGTCAGGTGTCAGCGCTGACCCTATGGACTCGGCTCCTGCATCAGTTGACGTCGCCTGACTAA